In the Populus trichocarpa isolate Nisqually-1 chromosome 1, P.trichocarpa_v4.1, whole genome shotgun sequence genome, CTCATTGGTACTGGCATTGCCATCAAATGACCAAGCTGATATCCTGGCGGATTGGATGAAAGCAGATCAGGTTAGGTATCCAGACTTGAGTGAAGCTTTTGAGGTTTGGTGTTATAGAACCAAGTCGGCAAAGAGAAGATTGGTCGAGGGCTTAGACAGGGTTGGCAACACAACTGTCAGCCTTTAACAATCTAATGCTGTTGTTacgttattgttttttttcctttcctcttgAATAGATGGTAATGATTCTATTTATGTAATCCTGACATAATCAAGTTCTATctgatatcttgatttattttcatgcatCTTCCAGGCACCTCCTCCAGTAATGTTTCCAACATACATTATTTAACTCTTGGATTGATTATTCATCACCATTATGTCTACAACTTATGGTTTTTGAATATTCGAAATGtggtaaatatttttcattcgtGTTTATACTTGTTCCTACCAAATTGATGAGAAAAATCCATCTCAGCTTCCAAGTCGAACCTGTTAGGTACAGGCACTTCATAAACATGATCTTCGAAATTGTATGTTCGAAATAGCAGATGTCAACATCATGATCAGCACCAGCCCACAGACCATTTGGTGTCTCTGATAGCACCTGCGCACAAGTACTTGTCTCTACATGTTTAAAATCATATAGTATTAATCAGAGGTTTTTAACCTGGCCCGGTGATTAACCTGATTTAAGATCATGTCATGCATTTTAACTGGGTGATTGAGTTtattctaatctttttttatataacaatatagttttgaaaaaaataaataattaataagctACAACCAGGTTTTCATTGGATTTTGTCATATcacttgtgtttttgtttttctttaattttttaaacttagcTTGATTCCACTCCGGTCTAGTTTAggtcaaagttttaaaattataatattaataaactactTTGGAGTTAATGAGAGATTATTACAATTTGCTGGACGTATCATTTTAACAGGTTCAGTTCCATTATACATTAAGAAAACACGCATTTAAAAGGAgggaacttgaaaaaaaaaatctggcaAATGAAAAACACCAATCTCAAATTACTAGCCGTGGACCTCAAGTTGCGTTTGCTTTTATATACTtatccttattattattaatattagtgtcaatttttttattttcaaaatttctgTAATTAAATGGATTATATTTATTTGCGCAATACCTCGATGATTCCTGCTTATTAATACAGAGCCTCATAAGCATATCTTGAGTTAGTACGCAAATAGAATCTTTGATAGTTGGAGATAAGAGATTCAAACGAGAGAATATAAGTAAACAAGCCTTCGCTTGAGCCTCTAATGATAAAGGTACATGAACAACCATTTGATCCCCATCAAAATCTACATTGAATCCCTTACGAACTAATGGATGTATACAAATAGCATATCCTTCTAATGAAATGAGTTTGAATGCCTGTATGCCTAACTATACAGATTAGACGCTCTATTCAGCAATATAGGATGTCCCTGCATAACCTCTTGAAGTATTCCCTATACAATTGGTTGAACCCACGAAGCCTCTAGATAGTGTTTGGAAATAGTCCTGTAACAAAAAAGATAGGTGACAGTGaagataaaaatgtatttaattgaagagacagagacaaaaaaagaaacataaaaataaatttatttttgagataattttggagttaatttttgTACTAACATGAGGTACAAATAGGACATGTCTTCatagacaatatttattattttttattcctaaaatatcattgtaaaaacttttaattctaaaatcatCAAACTAAAACATgtgagaataaaaatgattattatcatagttttaaaaacctACTCGAGTGTCGAGCTTGGGCATTGGTTGAGGACCGGGTCACGAgtcgggttgacccgagttagcgtaagaataaaaataattgttatcatagttttaaaatttgatttggggGTCAACCTGAGGCAAGGCTCGAGTCACAAGTGGGGTTGACCATTGACCTGGGTAAGTGTAAGGacaaaagtgattattatcatagttttaaaacccgactcgaAAGTTGACCCGAGATAAAGCTCAGATCATGTGTCAGGAGGGTCAACGtgaaataaaagtggttattatcatagttttaaaacttgattcagAGATCAACCCAGGGCAAGgctcatattttaaaacttgatttaggGGTCGACCGGAGCAAAGCCCATGTCACGGGTCGGGAGGGTAAACCCGAgttaatgtaaggataaaagttgttattattataattttaaaactcgactcagGGGTCAACCGGAGCAAGGACTATGTCACGAGTTTGGAGGGTTAACACGGGTTGCCCCTAGTCAACATAtgaataaaagtgattattattataattttgaaacttGACTCAAGAGTCAACCCGAGGCAAGGTTCAAGTCATGGGTTTAGAGGGTCAACTCGACTAacccaataaaaattcaaaaataattaaagcaattttattttgaccagtttgtttttaagaaagtcaacatgttttttactcGTGTATTATCCCAAGTTGACCTGGGTTTTTGATTAGGTTAGGTTGAGTAAatcattcttctaatttttttttgaacttggaTTAGTCCaggtcccgggtcaacccgtcaAGTCAGTCTTAATTTTATGACtagggttattataatattattaatttcaacactcaatataaactaaagtaagtaaataatatctaattattttttaaatatgtaagttatagatttttttcatgttttattatgTCTTGTCCACCATAACCAAATAAGATACAAAGATAGTCACTTTGTCATGTACATTATTACTAAACATAATTAtgtcttcatctttttatcTATCTTGtcctttttatctttattgtttttgtctCAGAACAATAACTAAATGCTACCCTACAACTGCATACTCCCTCAATAACCAAATATATACATTGTAGTTGCTTTAAATATTTGTACGCATAACAATTAACTATTTatcaaacattgtttttatctaACAACACACTAACAATAACAAATAGACTTAGCATGTGGAAGCTAAGTTGatcatatattaactatttaaatattgaaatcataaaaataatttgaattataattgaGTGAATCCAACACCCACTCTAACATGGTAGTAAAATATGACATTTATTTGCCATACAAGGGTTGACTGTCTCAAAATTTTGGTCGAGTTTGAATTGAGATGTGTTATTTTATaaggttaaaatatttttaagaatttttagtttagattttaaaataaaatttaataaagtacattataaaaatgaaaataacttaattcattattattttatttctttcaccTTATTTGGCATTTGgataattgaattcaaaatcaatgacgAAATGTAAAACATAActaattaagtttgaaagtatCCAAATCTCAcagaaaaatctaattttatccttgataaaaagtaagtttatttttaaattaaaataattatatctctGACATATACTTTCTATCTACAGATCTTCAGTGGGGGTTTCTAGACTCTTGCATAATCTCCTTGGAAAAGAGTTCTTCCTAGTGCGATTGCACAATTTCCTTGGAAAAAGGGTTCTCTTTAATGCGATAGCTCCACCCTCCATGACAGCTTGAGATGACCAATCTCAACGAAGCAACATGATCCCTTTTTTATGGCCAAGTATATACCATCAAGGCTAACTGGAACCCGAAGAACTAACATAACTCTTTAAATAAGCTCCTAGACCTTATATTATCTCTAGGGGTGATCTTGAATCTCTCACTCTTAGGTTTTATCTCTCTCTAGTAGAGGGCTCTCGTGCCCCATATCCTTGTCAAAGAGGCCACAAACCTCTCACTCTTAAAAAAGACAATAACTCTCTAAAGAAGGAACTGACTTGGTCTTTCTGATGCAATAACATCACCCTCCTTGAGTTCCCCCTAGCCACTTAGAAATTATCTAAGTACAAGATCCTTCTTCATGGATTCCTCCACTcattagaaatatttttctaagtatgagtTTTTCTATAGTTCACCTCTATATagttagaagtttttttttcaaacatggtGCACACCCCTGCATACAGGTTCTCTGGTATATTAATCAGAGTTTTCACCCCACttctcatacaaaaaaattgacaaactCGTTGTACAAGGTACTTTACAAGTCTTTACATATAAACATTATAAAGACTTGGAGGCTATTAATAAACTCAGATTTAACGggcctaaaaaaccctaaaaaaccacCTTCCCTGGGCTCAATCAAAGAAAGGACCCACCCTTCTTTGGGCTTAGCCAAAGGAATAACCTACTTCCCTTGAGCTCAGCTACATTTTGGATCCCCACACTCTTAAGTGTATAAAAGTTCTCTAATAatctatcatattttcatcgATACTAATGTCGTGTAAAAGATAGTGTGTAAAAATCCTTTAAGGGCTTACCGTATTTTTATCAACATTAATacatatatcaaaaatattttttcttattaaaactaTCAAGGCAATATTACGTTTTAGCTTCTCATCTCCATAAAAAGACTCGTGACCTATAAATAGACCATGAATCCTTCAACCAAAAAGGGTTTAAAATCTTCATTATatattgcatatttattttcaatgtatCTCTATGTaatattattgcattttttctcaaaaagtTATAGAATTAATCATCgaaaagtttttgaatttacTAAAGAAGACCTTTTGCAGGTATCAAGTACCCACTTCCAGCCatatttgctaaaaaaaattcaaattatcagaacaaaaatattaactaattatCCAAAACATAAATCTTATCCTAAAggtacttaaattttttattacatgtcACAACTATGATATGCAAGGATTTAGATTCCACTTTTCACGTGAAAATTTATAGGAGAATATCATTGGCTTGATTGTCAGCTTAATCCAAATTCCAAAGGGGCCCAAATCTTAACAACCAATTATGTTTCCTTAATCATCCACTCACCCTCTGATTCCCTGTCTCCTCCCCCATACATATCACCCTCAGTTAACCCCTGTTTTGATGACTCCGTGGGATTCGAACCCTGCCCATTCCCACCCGCACCAAAacaccacccccccccccccctcaatTCTTCGAAGTCACAATCTTGAAACCAAGAGGAAAATCCCATCTTCAAaatctgataattttttttttctcgtcaccaattcttgatcttttcttttctgggtttCCTCAAATCTCTTTATTAACCTCATTCTCTATCGATTTCCAACAAAGAAGACCAAAGAAATGTACGTGAAAGCTGAGCCAGCGACAGATGTGAATAGGAACACGGAGTGGTTCACATATCCAGGAGTTTGGACAATTTATATGCTCATTGTTTGCATGTCTTTGCTTCTTGTTCTTTCCATCTTTGGTTGTTCTGCTGGGATGGCCTGGACTATTGTCCATCTTTGTCATTTTGCTGTAAGTTCTCTCTCTTATTCGTTCTCTTACATAGACAATGCCTTTCCTCAATTgggtttgatttgtttgatggaaatatttattctttattgtCTTGAAAGAGTTCTGTTGCTGTGTTCTTTTTGGGTTTGATCTGTTTTATGTTGGACTTGGATGGTTTTGGATTTGAACTtttcttctttggttttttttccctataaGATTTGAATGCGCATTTATGGTGCTGGGACTATGAGAATTTATTTGGTTAAAGGGCTAGGTGAAGCTGATCATGGAGTTTGGGATAAAGGACAATTTATCTCTTGCTAGGGTTTGTTGTGGAATAGTTTAATCATGACTTGTAGAAGAGCCTCAAAACTATTGAAGTAAAGTTTGATTTTCTATTTGCTTTAAGTTTAATAGACTAAACCTGAATGCaaacataaaggaaataaattatgacTTTGTAAACTTGGTGGAGGTTGTGAATGGATGAATTATACTAGAGCTAAGCCAGATGCACATGAACTATATATCTTATGCTCTTATCTTTGCACCAGCTTCTGATTTAACTTTCAAAAATCGTTCTGAAAGATATCCATTATCTCACACCTTAGACAAAGTAATTGAGGCCAAGCAATGAAATATATTTCCCTGCACTTGCACGTGCATACATGTGTGTTTTgtttggtgtgtgtgtgtgtgtgtgttggggtTGGGGGAGAGGGGGGgttaattttgtgtttgtaTCTCTTTTGTtcaattgtaattaaaaaaaaaggcttagaAAGATGTTATGTTCTTGTTATAGCATTGATGGTATGCATGGATCACTTGACCTGATCATTCTGTGGGAGGATTTGTGTGCGCTTCTTGTAGCTGATGAATGCTAATCAGCTGGGGATCTAAATAACCAACCTAGTGATTAGCAGTTGTCTACCATTGCTTTGTCCCTCTCCTAATGGatctcttttttgttcttttctgcCCAAATCAAAAGATGCAGAgaggtaaaataatatttttctacagTCTTTTACACAAATGCCGTTCTGTGCATTTTACATTGTTCTTTCAACACTGTTATCAGCCAAGACTTGAGCTATGGTGTAAAATTTGCTTTTGTTTCATGCTACTTCAGATATTTGGCTTTGCCTTTTAAATAGTTTGTGCTGCTGAAACCAGTTAGATggagaaaaaatagattttccaCTATCTtcccttttcattctttagtctccttgagtttaattttttcatgtatttatgtATCTTGCTAATAACTTCTCTTCCTGCTTCAGGTTACATATCACTTTTTTCACTGGAAGAAGGGAACACCTTTTGCTGACGACCAGGGTATCTACAATGGATTGACTTGGTGGGAGCAAATAGAAAATGGCAAGCAACTCACACGCAACAGGAAGTTTCTGACAGTTGTACCTGTAGTGCTGTAAGTACTTTGTTCTTCAACATATAAGCATTCTGGTTGGACATATAACTGAAAAACATGGAACattcttgttttctcttaacATCTCTGTACAGACGCCTCATGATTGGTGAGTTATGGTAAGGGATTTGTTTATTGTCCTGTTGAGTAGTTGAAATTATTGGGCAGTCAGTTTGTAATTGTTTTGTAGTTTATGTTTATGTTAAGTTAATGTGTATTAGATTATGGATATTGGGATCTGTTTTTCATGTCACCATTCATTGATTTCTGGAAATTTTGTCCCGATAGCTTTAGTACATAAGGAGACTCTTTTCTTGGGTAATACCACCCAGGCATGAGAGCCAGAGGTTggtcttttcattttgtttattctATTCCTCCTGCTTTGGTTAGTTTGGGCTAGACTACGATCTAGATTTGATCAAGCAATGCAACGAAtgcaaacacttaaaaaatgaaGATGTGTGCCCTTACAAAAGCCCTTTCTTTGCAACCGAGCCTGTAATTCTTCTCTCACTTCCTCTCTCTTCTGGTGTATCTTTTTGGGGAGGGGGGGAATGAGGTTTCTTCCAGAACCacagttttgttttgtgttatgCATGTAGGTGGTATATAAGCAGGAGGGCAATTCATATTGTTGGAAAAACAGTGTTGTTCTTTTACTTGATAAGTACGGGACAGCTTCAACCGCATAAGCCTCTACTCGAGTTGAACTGAAgtctttttaaattgagttggATTCTTGCCTTCTGAATCACTGGTCTTTCTTTGGCAATTTGACTTGATTTACTTGGAAACGTCTCCTAAGGCATGATATGCTACAAAAGATGGTGTAGTATCCTTGTCACTAGACAGTTCTTTGCTTTCTCATGATTAGCTGGTCCCTTTTTAGGCTTTTGAAAAAGGATCACTTCTTCTAAGAAAAGTctaattcatatgaatttttgtCTGTTTCCATAGTTCCAAAGATGGAATTGTGAATattgttaaaattttgtttctttgtttaataTCATGATGTATGGTAGCACACATGCAATTAACATGGTGAACATAAACTGACTGCAGGTGAAAATTAACCGTTGCCAACTTGAACACTCAAGGTTTCTCTTTCCCAGATAATTGTCTTTTGCTTAGCCTATATTTCTTTTGGCAGGTATTTGATAGCCTCGCATACAACAGACTATCAAAACCCAATGCTCTTCTTCAACACATTGGCTGTATTTGTGCTGGTTGTTGCTAAGTTCCCACACATGCACAAGGTTCGCATATTTGGAATCAATGCTGATCATTGAACTTCGAAGAATTCATGCTTGGTTTGCTCTAGCCATTAGGATTGACCTTTTTTGCATTCCAATGTAACGGTAATATCCCTGTACAGATACTGAAACTGGAAGggttattatttctttttctattttaatggaGTGAATATGTATACATCACTAGGTCACATGCTGGAAGAATAGTGTCCTCTTGTGCCAGCTTATGCGTTTTATGTATGCTTGATAGAAGATAGAAAATCTTCGTAATACTGTTTCCGTTTCCCCCTGTATGGTTGCTCACTCAAGCCATTTAATAAATACCGCCCAAGAGGGGTGAAAGTGAAGCTGAGCTTTGATCTTGGATCTGTGTGTGTTTGCAAGCTTAACTggtcactgtttttttttttttcctttgaacatTTTTAACTGGTCACAGACTCGCAGCTAATCAACTCTTGATTCTGGCCTGAATATTTCCAGCTCATTATAAGAGAAGAAGGTAATAATTACATTCCATGCAGATCTAGGGAGATTGATGAGCACAGTTGCCCATATTCAGAGTGAATCCTCGAAAATTAATGGTTTAAATTAAACAAGTCTGAGCATCAAGCTGCAAAATCTTTGCCACTGATTGAAGAGGCAAAGACTTGGCAACCATATCTCGTGCCCTGGTAAAGATGAGCAAGTCGCTGATTATTCATCATTAGGGAAGACTTAAGGGGCCCGAGCAGGTATTGGAGTATAGTTGATGGCAGCGCCCCCAAATGCCATCCTCTCTGTTATAGCCGGTGAAGAATGCCCTGCTCGTTTGAGTCATAAATCTGGCACTAACCACTCAGACCCACTCTCATGACAACCCACATGCCAACACCTGATAAAATTGATGAGATGAAGTAATGTGGCCTTGAGGACATGAGGTTAGCTTAACTGCCACTGCCAAAAGAAGAATGCCATGATCGGCAATGACTATCTAATTTAGCTTGGAAATTAGAGCCACTTTGCACTTGAAAACCTCGTTTATTAGTGGTGTTTTTGGCACTCAAGACATGGTACTGAGTAGTTGGTGCATTTATATCGAGCAACGTTCACGACTTCCCTCTCCCTTTCTTAAATTTTTGCCGAAATTGTGCGTTAATATCTGCAACATTCTCTCTTTAAATATGAAGTGCATGGAAAAGACAAGGAAAGTTTCAAACTAGTGGGTACAACAAGGGTCGAATTCCTTGAAATTTGATATTGACTGGATCCGTCTCGTAGTTTTACAACTAACGCCTTGTAGAGAAAGCAATCCATTCATTATGGGCAGAAATCAAAATGTCCATGAAATGTTTTAGCTATATATACAATTATACATGTCTGGGTGATTGATTATGAGATAAACTCTTATGCTACTTTCTGCCTTCTTCCATGAAAACAACTAATGTTAGAAAAGaccaattcaaaaacatttcacCAGAAAGATTTCTGGGCTCAACAACATATACACGACGTCCCATGATAATCGTGTATGAAAACAAGATGGTAAAAGCtcattggattttgattttggcaCAATAATAAATGACTTGTTGCTTGGAATAAGGAAAAGTAGAAAGGGCGAATCCAAGTTCTTCAAAATCTGGCCAGGTCATTCAAAATTTAGCGTTGCCTTTATTTTCCCATCCCCATTTAAccactttttaaataaataaataaataaaaaacagctGCCTTTCCAAGGAAACATCTCAATGTTTTGtgtatttgaaatgaaaaatgttttttacacaaaaattttactttaaaaatatattaaaataattttaaaattcttttttaaaaattcttgatattaacacat is a window encoding:
- the LOC7477831 gene encoding uncharacterized protein C119.09c encodes the protein MYVKAEPATDVNRNTEWFTYPGVWTIYMLIVCMSLLLVLSIFGCSAGMAWTIVHLCHFAVTYHFFHWKKGTPFADDQGIYNGLTWWEQIENGKQLTRNRKFLTVVPVVLYLIASHTTDYQNPMLFFNTLAVFVLVVAKFPHMHKVRIFGINADH